A window of Pusillimonas sp. T7-7 contains these coding sequences:
- a CDS encoding winged helix DNA-binding protein, giving the protein MSKSDKPLVLSPHLVSPKGAELSEFEFSMIVCWNAFTRWLVKGASATDVGEMNFLDVVVLHQLKHRSKNKKVADICFVLNFDDVHVVTYSLKKLVAARLAIGEKVGKEVLYRTTEAGEAAIESYRQVREQCLMSNVDDALNTHLRELASSLGNLTSLYERAARSASTLR; this is encoded by the coding sequence ATGAGCAAGTCAGACAAGCCTTTAGTCCTCTCGCCTCATCTCGTGTCGCCCAAGGGAGCAGAACTGAGTGAGTTCGAGTTCAGCATGATCGTTTGCTGGAATGCGTTTACACGCTGGCTCGTCAAAGGCGCTTCGGCGACAGATGTGGGAGAAATGAATTTCCTTGATGTGGTGGTGCTGCACCAACTCAAACATCGCTCCAAGAATAAAAAGGTTGCAGACATCTGCTTCGTCTTGAACTTCGACGACGTGCATGTAGTGACGTACTCGCTGAAAAAGCTTGTGGCAGCTCGCCTGGCTATCGGGGAAAAAGTAGGAAAGGAGGTTCTGTACCGAACAACCGAAGCGGGCGAAGCTGCAATCGAGAGTTACCGCCAAGTTCGAGAGCAGTGCCTAATGAGCAATGTCGACGACGCGCTGAATACTCATCTTCGTGAGTTGGCAAGTTCGCTTGGCAATCTGACCAGCCTGTACGAACGAGCAGCGCGCTCGGCGTCTACGTTGCGTTAG